The genomic interval TTGAACACATTAAAAATATCAGCAAGAATATTTCTGTTCTATAGAGCATTCTCCCGAAATGCCAACAAAGGTAATTAAAAAGTGGAAATGGAATTAGTGGGTTTGCTAACTTCTCACATGATAGTACTGATGAGTTGGGCACTCAACTTCAACTGGGATCTCAATCAAGTTTGCATCCAAGCATCTGCAAAAATGAAGCAGAAATACTAAAAATCTTCTGATTTACAATAGACAGATAATGAGTACAATGTCTGCACAGCCACATGGAAGTGTATTGTTAACATACCATCAACCCAGTGATTTTACTATTTTCATAACTTCATATACAAATCTTCAATAGCACGATGgaattttcataattaaaagtgaaattgaaaatcaaaacagaaaatattttctttaaatgaaaaaattctaaaaaatttacttatcataaaatcaatttcaatagctgcaaaattgattttaataacctaaaatctaaaataatgcATTACAATCACGGTAAATACCAACTTTTGTTGAGGAAAAAGTCGTTTGTATGTGCCAAACCAAGCAACAAACCACttatattaatttcaaaaaaaCTCACATGAAACAGTAATATTTACTTCTTTTAATAAAGATCACTAATAAGAGATAATCAACCCAGTGGTTTTGTGATATTACACAAACACCTGATTTTTTTCTACCCCTACAATTACGTCCCTTAATTGTTTAAAAAACATTACACCAAACACCCTTTTTACATTATCCTTTTTGAAAAACGTTACAATGAGTTTATGTTAAAAACGCAGATATGTTTGTGTAGTTTCACGAAACCTCAAGTGGGGCTGGTGTaatttactaaaataattattttaaacacataataaaaaaaagtacaaaaGTCTCTAGAACTAAAACCTTTATAAATAACTGCAAAAGACACCTGTGAAATATGAGAAACCTCAATACCTGTGATTAATAAATCTAGCAGCATTTCCATATGATGCCGCATATAAGCAAAGAGCTTCCCTATCCTTCACAACTCCTAAATCCCAATCTGCATCCAATAAAACTGGGAAAGTATATTTCCCACTTTTTGGATTTTTCATGTTCCTCTCGTGCAACTCTTTGACAGTTAAAATTTCCCCAACGAACTCGCATACAAATGTGCCTTTTGGAAGATCCTCTAAGGTTCGAAGACCCCACCCTTTTCCGTCTGAAGTTAAAAACACCTGAGTAGCACATAATAGCGAAGGCATATCTAAATAAATTTCTAGCTGGGAAAAATGAATTTGAGAACATAAACAATGAAATAATGTCACCTCAGTGATTTCAACATCATAGacaatacatttttttactAGTGGCAAAGATTACTTAAATAATCACCTGCAACTTGCAACTTATTCCACGCTGGACAACCCGGTTGCCACACTGTTTTCCACAGCCACATTTGCTCCAGCACTCTTTGATAAACTTCTGCTTTAGGTGTCCTTTACATGGTTCTAAACAATCATCATTCTTTGATCGTTCGAACGGACAAGCTTTGCAATAGAAATAATTTTGGGAATCGCGGTTGATGGCGATACATTCATCCAAGAACGCTTCCTTTAGCAGGCCTTGTGCAGTAAAAGCAAATTCACCCCCAGTTTTATTTGTACAAGGACATGGTTTTGATGACAATACACAATTGCCCTTACAAGTTGAACAACAATCCCCATTCCCAATACGAGATAGAGAAAAATTAACACAAGCATTTCGGTACACAAGGTTTTGGGGTATGTAGTGAAAGGGTGGAGGAAGATCATTAGTAGTGTTATTCACCCATGAAATATTCACTCTTTCTTCACCCTTTGCTAGGTCATTAACATTGTGAACAGCCCTTGCATCATTTTCAGTTGTAAGTTGACATTTTGGAACAACCACTAAGGTACCTGAATATGCGGGTACAGGATCCTCTAGCTCCTTCCCACCATTACTTTGTAAGAAACCATTCGTCCCAAACTTCTTGGAAGCTAGTACAGCATCATCCTGATCACTTGGGTAGGGTAGAGAACTAGGACCTTCAGGTTCAGCCAAGGAAGGAGAAGACCTAACACTGATTGACCCATTTGCCATGACTGGATCTTTATTTTCTCTCACAATGGGTGAAACATTGGTCTCGGATTCCTTTGAAACATCATCAGTTTGTGTTATCTTTACACATTGTTCCTGTgaattattatttgaatcaGTTACAAATTCCAAATGCAGTCACACATCTCTCCATAATTCCAGGACAAAAATAAGGGTCAGAGGTTGTATATAATTGCAGACATGtatactaaattatttttacaatttgttCATGGCTATGCAATTGAAAATCCAGTTCCCAAGAACTGAGCTTGCAGCTTAGAGAAATTTTTACCTCTCCTATAGATGGCAATGCTACATCTACATCAGAAGTTGGTTCTTCAATTGAGGACAAAATAGTATATTCATGCTCAACGTCTTCATCTCTGCACTGTGATACCATAGTATCGTGGTCATCTTTCTTTTCAGCTGCACCCATTAGAGAGTCTCCTCCACTTGGTGGTTCTTTTGAgcgaaaataaataaaaataaaactcatcaacacaaagtttaatgtggggTTAGAAACAGAATAGCGAAAAAAAGGTACAAAAGTAGCATCTCTTTGGTTTAACTGAAATACAAGGGAATTTCTGAATCTTCGAAGGAACCAGGGATCTTCCACATAAAGAAGCAACAGCGAAAATGATGATCATATGACAGATTTTCAGGGAAAGTAAAAGTTGTACTGTATGCAATTAGAGACTTGCTTGCTGCATGTGCAAATGAAAGCATGTGGTGAGCTCAGAGCCAGCATTTCAGGGAGGGAAATCAATCAGATTCTATTCCACTGAAACTATTTCACAGCTCAGCCAAAATTGCACATtaacttcttttcttttgagGCCCGTAGGAATTAAAGTCTTTTCCTATATTTTCCTAAGAACAATCCACCTACTCTGTCTGAAGCATAATATTACCAACAAAGTACAGTACTTAACATTGGGTTCAGTGAAAGTCTACAATGAAGTAAAAGTCACCACCAAGATCTCACAAAACAGAAAATGGACAGAAAGTAAGAAGCCACTCATCAAGGCATAGTAAGTTGAATACCATAAGGGATCACAGCAAGGGGAATCTCACAATCTGGCAAATGATCAACAGGCTCATCCTTGGGCTTGATAAAAGTAAATGGAACAATCATTTTGTTATTGACCAACGGAGCAGCTCGTGGTTCAGCTGGTGACTCTTTCAGTGGTTCTGCAAGGGAAGTATGGTCAGACATAGACCTTCCCCCTCTGGGTGTAACTTGAGGTGATACAGGTTGCTTTCCCTTGTTGACAATAACATCTTGTGGGGGAACATGAGGAGCATCATGCCTTGCATTTCCATCAGATAATGCAGCCCTGCTTTGAGGCTGCAGCCTGGGACTAATTTCAGGCACTGTGCCATCTTCCAATTTTGGAATTTTCAACGGAAAGGAGGCTAAATTGTGGACAGGACTAGTTAGAGGGCGTGAAGATTGACCCTCTTGGCCTCTCAAACGCAACCTCTTCAAAGGTCGTAAAGGCTCCTCAAGCATATGAGCTTCTTCATCGTCTACTTCTCTATCCTGGATGTTTGAAAAGCCACAACACATTTCAGCAGCCATAGGTATAATTAAGAGCGAGAAACAAATGCGGACAAACTCAGCAACATAGAATAACAAGAGTTAGTACCACAACCTTCTTGTTTTTGTTACTCTGGTCTGGCTCCAGCAACTGTCAAACCATATCAAGCAATAGATTAGTCACGTAAAGAAATGATCCATTATGTGGATACTGGATAAGTAAGATGATTCCGAAATACACCTTATTTTCTTCCTCCTCAAATATTGCATCAGCCAGAGCCCTGTAACTCTCTTCTTCAATGAGTTCCCAGTTTTTATCATACAATTTAAGCAGCCTCTTCAACACTGGTTTCACTTTTGATTCATGAATCCCGATATTTGCCATTGCCGAAAACGCCGCTGTCACTCTTGGATTCGGCGCCATTTATGATCCGCCAACCGCCACACGCTACAAATTGCAAAGCACAATTAAATTCCAAAGACAATTCACATGGAAGAAAAGATGCAACATAATATTTAAGAGCAATTGAGCTACAGTGCTAAACAACCTTAAGGTACTAAATCGTGAAACAAATAGCAGAGAAGATCTCAGCaaatgaaaaacacaattaacAATCCATACCTGTAGCCGACAGAGAAAAGGCGGAAATTAACGGTCAAAGAAACTGCAAAAGAAAGTCAAAGCCAGAAATGGAACACGACACATTGCATGGTGAAATAGAACCTGAAACCTGCGAGAAACAAAAGAAATGTGGTAGGAAATGTTGAGGAAGAATATGGAAGGTAACATGCATTTTCTTGATGGTGGGAGGGAAGGGAAATAGGGCAGAATAAGATTGTCGAAAGAGAGAAAAACGTGAGAAACTGGTTTCACTGTACCTGCTATTTCACTCTCAGCTGGTTAGGTTTTACAGTGAGAAGTGAATGAAACTGAACTGTGGCCAGAACGGTGAAGAATCACTCGCTTTCGAACTGTAACAGTCCTTCACCTCCAACACAATCTTTGCATTTTACCTCTAACCTATTTCTTTGTTGTCGAATGAATTTATTTAGGATTAACCAAAATTTTGGTTCCTCtagcaaaaatatattttaacttttttgtaaaatttaaacattgttttatatatatatatataatctataactatatatatgaaaaaaatttataatcatttcttttatacaaatattttttggttttacccttatttaatatatatcatCTTAGTACAATAActttaaattattgttatatGACAGTTTTTATGTGTTAACTAACTCCTCACTCTTCTTTTACTTTCTTATTTAAAGGCAACAACAGAAATAAATAGATCATACTCTCTCTCACCCTCACACTCCTTCATTCCCACACAcgtatttcaaaaaatttaatcacTCTCTCGTTTTATTTCAAACAACcttaaaatcattatttttttttatctttcatcAAGTGAATCCTAACATATCATCGCACTCTGATCCGAaaatcacaaataaaaaaaaataaaaaagtttgaaAGAGGAAATCAAAAcatgtgaagaaaaaaaaatattgattaatcaattcaaatttttttacatgttattttttattttgagtcatccaaaattatttttatatgatattaaatttctatttaaaaaaaaatacgatACACAATGCACTAAAAATTGTCTTGAGTTTTATAATAAGATTTAAATATTAcaagtaataaaataattgtcTCGTCGacattaaatcatttttttttaatttttcgtatacaaaattattatcgATTTACCTGACCTGCATATTCATTTAccttatttgtttatttatattaaaaagtaatttcAACTTTTCTACGATATTTTTCACCAATCttccaaaaattatttatttatattaaatgatTATTCtagtttcttttttttcaatatttgtCAACTAATCATTttaagaatattattttttaagaaaaaaatatacaaagaaGTAGCTTtaaatgtcttttcttttttataaatttgtgaCATAAAAGTGTAAAGTAAGAGTTTTACatcat from Phaseolus vulgaris cultivar G19833 chromosome 1, P. vulgaris v2.0, whole genome shotgun sequence carries:
- the LOC137814321 gene encoding probable inactive histone-lysine N-methyltransferase SUVR2 isoform X2, producing MAPNPRVTAAFSAMANIGIHESKVKPVLKRLLKLYDKNWELIEEESYRALADAIFEEEENKLLEPDQSNKNKKDREVDDEEAHMLEEPLRPLKRLRLRGQEGQSSRPLTSPVHNLASFPLKIPKLEDGTVPEISPRLQPQSRAALSDGNARHDAPHVPPQDVIVNKGKQPVSPQVTPRGGRSMSDHTSLAEPLKESPAEPRAAPLVNNKMIVPFTFIKPKDEPVDHLPDCEIPLAVIPYEPPSGGDSLMGAAEKKDDHDTMVSQCRDEDVEHEYTILSSIEEPTSDVDVALPSIGEEQCVKITQTDDVSKESETNVSPIVRENKDPVMANGSISVRSSPSLAEPEGPSSLPYPSDQDDAVLASKKFGTNGFLQSNGGKELEDPVPAYSGTLVVVPKCQLTTENDARAVHNVNDLAKGEERVNISWVNNTTNDLPPPFHYIPQNLVYRNACVNFSLSRIGNGDCCSTCKGNCVLSSKPCPCTNKTGGEFAFTAQGLLKEAFLDECIAINRDSQNYFYCKACPFERSKNDDCLEPCKGHLKQKFIKECWSKCGCGKQCGNRVVQRGISCKLQVFLTSDGKGWGLRTLEDLPKGTFVCEFVGEILTVKELHERNMKNPKSGKYTFPVLLDADWDLGVVKDREALCLYAASYGNAARFINHRCLDANLIEIPVEVECPTHQYYHFAFFASRKIAAQEELTWDYGINFDDDDESVELFRCRCGSKFCRNIKRSNRSLRS
- the LOC137814321 gene encoding probable inactive histone-lysine N-methyltransferase SUVR2 isoform X1 — encoded protein: MAPNPRVTAAFSAMANIGIHESKVKPVLKRLLKLYDKNWELIEEESYRALADAIFEEEENKLLEPDQSNKNKKVVDREVDDEEAHMLEEPLRPLKRLRLRGQEGQSSRPLTSPVHNLASFPLKIPKLEDGTVPEISPRLQPQSRAALSDGNARHDAPHVPPQDVIVNKGKQPVSPQVTPRGGRSMSDHTSLAEPLKESPAEPRAAPLVNNKMIVPFTFIKPKDEPVDHLPDCEIPLAVIPYEPPSGGDSLMGAAEKKDDHDTMVSQCRDEDVEHEYTILSSIEEPTSDVDVALPSIGEEQCVKITQTDDVSKESETNVSPIVRENKDPVMANGSISVRSSPSLAEPEGPSSLPYPSDQDDAVLASKKFGTNGFLQSNGGKELEDPVPAYSGTLVVVPKCQLTTENDARAVHNVNDLAKGEERVNISWVNNTTNDLPPPFHYIPQNLVYRNACVNFSLSRIGNGDCCSTCKGNCVLSSKPCPCTNKTGGEFAFTAQGLLKEAFLDECIAINRDSQNYFYCKACPFERSKNDDCLEPCKGHLKQKFIKECWSKCGCGKQCGNRVVQRGISCKLQVFLTSDGKGWGLRTLEDLPKGTFVCEFVGEILTVKELHERNMKNPKSGKYTFPVLLDADWDLGVVKDREALCLYAASYGNAARFINHRCLDANLIEIPVEVECPTHQYYHFAFFASRKIAAQEELTWDYGINFDDDDESVELFRCRCGSKFCRNIKRSNRSLRS